In Triticum urartu cultivar G1812 chromosome 6, Tu2.1, whole genome shotgun sequence, the following proteins share a genomic window:
- the LOC125513019 gene encoding uncharacterized protein LOC125513019 gives MDSGEEVDWIGIAAAVELEEAGAEAATAKEATSVARAVASAPRSTNRKRPHDSDDWPGIPLAFNLPDVDPDPGTRKQIEEYATPEIRDEMRRAYLSKGVGHLYGHDFSRTRFG, from the exons ATGGATTCCGGTGAAGAGGTGGATTGGATAGGGATAGCTGCTGCTGTCGAACTCGAAGAAGCTGGAGCTGAGGCTGCTACTGCCAAAGAAGCTACGAGTGTGGCAAGGGCAGTGGCTTCGGCGCCCAGATCAACCAACCGGAAGCGACCACATGACTCCGACGACTGGCCG GGCATTCCTTTGGCATTTAATTTACCTGATGTGGATCCTGATCCTGGCACACGCAAGCAAATTGAAGAGTATGCAACTCCAGAAATTAGAGATGAAATGAGAAGGGCATATTTGTCGAAAGGTGTGGGGCATTTGTATGGTCATGATTTTTCTCGTACTCGTTTTGGGTAA